The Bacteroidota bacterium genome includes the window TGCCCCGCCCCTACAAGAGCTGGTAATGCCTCAGTTTGTCATCCTGAGCGAAGCGAAGGATCTCCCCGCTTGGAAGAGATCCTTCGGTCGCTTTGCTCCCTCAGGATGACAGAATAAGGGGCTTGTTTATGTGGCGCGTACTCTGTATCTTCAGTTCGATGAAATGCGCTCCGGATCGTCAATGAATCCCACCGTTGTTGACACAAAGGGATGGACCGTTCTCGCCCTCATCGGGTGGAGCTCCGACTATCTCGCTTCGAAGGAATTTGAAAGCCCGCGTCTCACATCCGAGCTCCTGCTCTGCCATGTTCTCAATTGCCGCCGAATCGACCTTTACACCAATTTCGACAAGCTCCTCACAGCCGCCCAGCTTGCACAGTTCAAGTCGCATCTGAAGAGGCGGCTCGCGCACGAGCCGGTTCAATATATCGTCGGTTCCACCGATTTTATGGGGCTTCACCTTGAAATCGACCCGCGCACCCTCATTCCCCGTCCGGAAACGGAAGTCCTGGTCGAGCAGGTGATTTCGCAGGCACGCGGGGTTCCGTCGGAACCGCCGTCGAAGTCTCCGGCAGGGGTGTTGCGAATCCTCGACATCGGCACAGGAAGCGGAAATATCGCAGTCAGTCTGGCAAAATTTCTTCCGGGCGCGCAGGTCGTCGGACTCGACGCCAGTTCGCATGCGCTCGAGCTCGCCCGCCGCAACGTGGAGTTGCTGGATCTCGGAGACCGGGTGAAACTGATGGAGCACGATATCAGAACCGGCAAGGGGGTGCTCGAAGCCGGGAGCTTCGATTACGTTGTCTCGAATCCCCCCTACATTCCCGCGGGCGAGATCGCTTCTCTTCCCCCGGAGGTCCGGGAGTTTGA containing:
- the prmC gene encoding peptide chain release factor N(5)-glutamine methyltransferase, with amino-acid sequence MNPTVVDTKGWTVLALIGWSSDYLASKEFESPRLTSELLLCHVLNCRRIDLYTNFDKLLTAAQLAQFKSHLKRRLAHEPVQYIVGSTDFMGLHLEIDPRTLIPRPETEVLVEQVISQARGVPSEPPSKSPAGVLRILDIGTGSGNIAVSLAKFLPGAQVVGLDASSHALELARRNVELLDLGDRVKLMEHDIRTGKGVLEAGSFDYVVSNPPYIPAGEIASLPPEVREFEPPLALQVEGDGLEYFRIISTLGQVLLKKGGWVFFEVGFGQEAAVSSILSEAGFTGVESVRDYSGILRVVKGQLAPLG